Part of the Amycolatopsis sp. 195334CR genome is shown below.
CTGCGCCGCTGTTGGCGCCGGGGCCGCCAGTGGTGCCCGGTCCGCCGGGGCCGCCGGTGAGGCCCGGTCCGCCAGTGGTGCGCGGCCCGCCGGTGACGCCCGGTCCGCCGGTGGTGCCTGGTCCGCCAGTGGTGCCGGGCACGCCGTTGAGGCCCGGTCCGCCGATACGCCCCGGGGTATTGACCGGCCTACCGGTCGTGCCACCCGGCACGCGACCCGTTCCACCAATCGGCCCCCACGGACCGGTGCCGTTGTTACCCGGACCGGTCTTGAAGCCTCCACCGATGGGCGGCGGTGTGGTCGTGTTGGTACCGCCGGAGTAGGGCAAGTTCGACGTGCCGTTGGACGACGGCGTCACGGGAGACGGGTTGTAGGCCGCAGCCTTCGTACCGTCCGACGGCGCCGGTTGTTGCTGCTGCGAAACCGAGGACGGTGTCGGCCCACTCTGCACAGGCGCGTGGGACTGACTACCCCCCACCGTGTTCGGCGGCCCGCCGCCGGTGCCGCCGATGGGCCCGTTCGGCTGACCCCCGTTGGACGCGGGGGTCTCGCCCGCGAGCGAGATCGAGGCCCCGGGATCCACCAGCGGCGCGAAGGTGCTCGGCATCGTGTCGCCGTTCCCCATGCTCGACGCGTGGTACCCGGCGAAGGCGTCGATGTTCTGCTGGCTCTTGGCCTGCCACTCGCCGACCTTGTTGTTGTAGCCGTCCCAGTTGCCGGTGGTGACCGCCGCGAACACATCGGCCGACGTCAGCTCCGGCTTGGTGGGCGGTACCGGGACCACGCTGTTCTTGACCGTGCCGAAGGCTGAGGTCTGGTCCTCCAGCGCACTACCAGCCTTGGCAAGCAGGGAGGCGTCCTCCAGAGAGGCCTTGGCGAGCGGCAGGGCGGCGTTGGCCGCGTTGGCCCCGGCCTCACCGGTCCAACCGGCCTGGATCTTGCCCGCGAGACTGGCGATCTGCTGCGCGCGCTCGGAGAGGTTCGAGGTCAGGCCCGTGGCACTCTCCTGGGCGGCCACCAGCCAGTTCGTCCCGGGACCACCGTTGATCTGCTCATAGATCTGCGACGCGTTGAGGGGCCCGTTCATCAGCTGACCCCCTGGATGTTGCCGATCACCATGTCCAGCACGTCCCTCGCGGCCTCACACGGGTTCTTCTTCCCCACGTTCTTCTCCGAAAGCGTCACGGTCACGTTCACGGTGGCCCGGTCGGAGGTACCGGCGACCACGTTGCACACGCCCTTGGCTGTTTCGTCCGTGCCGTTCCAGGCAACCGCCGGGTACCCACGCACGGGCGCCATCTCCTCGAAGAACTTGTACTGGCCGCCTTTGGCCCGGTAGAAGCCGCTCAGACCGAGGTCGGTGACCTTGGGGAACAAGACGCCGACGAACGCGCTCTGCGAGCCGTAGCTGTGCCAGGTGCAACCCGGCCCGGCGATGATGTCGCCGGATTCCTCGCGGCTTTCTTTGGTGTCCGAGCCAAGCAAGCCGTTGATCTGGGCGTCGGTGAGCGTCTCGCACGGCTGTGCTTCCGACTTGCTGATGTCGATCGGGCTGTCCACCTTCGGCGCGCCGAAAGCGGGAACGTCCGATGCGTCGGCCGACGGCGATGGCTCCATCGCGCCTGCCGTGGGCACGGTGGGTGCGCCGGGGACGTCCTTGCCCTCGCAGGCGCTGAGCAGGAGGACCAAGCCGGCTGCGCAGAGCAGGCTTCGAGTCGGTCGGCGCATCTAGAGCGTGCCTCCTTGGTTGCTGATTTCAGCGCCCGCCTCGGTGTCCGCCTGGGCGTAGCTCCCGGCGGCGGTGCGGAACTTCTCGGCTTGGGACAGGCAGTACTCGATCCGGTCATCCAGGGCGCTCAGCAGGGTTTCGCCCGATTGGCGTACCAACTGGGCGTGGTCGCCCGAGGCGTACTCGGCACCGGGACCTTGGGCCTGCGCGAGGGTCCAGGCCTGCATCTTGTCCCGTTTGTAGGCCGCTGCCAGGTCGTCCCATTCGCGGGCGATGGTGATGAGTTCGGCCGGTTCGAACGCGTAACCGCCGGCTGGGGCGGAGGCGGCGGAGTCCGCGGCCTTCGCCCAGTCGGCGATGTGGTCGAACCAGCTGCCACCGCCGTCCCCGCTGGTGGGCGGGGTGTACTGCGGTGACTGGTCGGGCGTGGTCAAGGTCCCCTCCCCAAGGGCCGTTGCTCCGGGGCGACACCGAGTCGTCACGGAGGCACGCGCAGTGCACTACGCACCGAAGCTAGCACGCGTCCGCGGAAGTTGTTCACCGTTCAGCCCGACCCGCGCGAACCGTGGTTTGTCGTGTTCGTCACCTGTGGCGAGTAGCGGGAGGCCACCGGCCGTACTACCCCAGCCATTAGGCTTGGGTGAACCCGTGACCCAGTGCTGAGAGGGCGGAGCCGAAGTGGCAGTGCGTGATGGCGCTATGGAGGACTTGCGCGCGGCCGTCGGTCTGCAGATCGCCGACGAGGGACTTCTGCGCGAGCTGGCCGGTGGCCTCAGTGACGTGGAGGCACTCCTGCGCGAAACCGTGCGTAGTGAGGTAAAGGCGGTCAACGACGCCGCGTCGCACCTGGTGGTGGCGGGGGGCAAGCGCTTCCGCCCGTTGTTCACGCTGCTCGCCTCGCAGTTCGGCGTCGGCGGCCGGGACGCGGTGGTGACCGCGGCGGCCGCGGTCGAGCTGGTCCACCTGGCGACGCTGTACCACGACGACGTGATGGACGAGGCGACCATGCGCCGCGGCGCGCAGAGCGTGAACGCCCGCTGGGACAACACCATCGCCATCCTCACCGGCGACTTCCTCTTCGCGCACGCCTCGCGGCTGGTCGCCGACCTCGGCACCGACGCCGCCCGGATCATCGCGGAGACCTTCGGCGAGCTGGTCACCGGTCAGATGCGCGAGACCGTCGGCCCGCTCGACGGCGAGGACCCGGTCGAGCACTACCTCTCGGTGATCGCGCAGAAGACCGGTTCGCTGATCGCCACCGCCGGCCGGTTTGGCGGCATGCTGTCGA
Proteins encoded:
- a CDS encoding DUF3558 domain-containing protein, producing the protein MRRPTRSLLCAAGLVLLLSACEGKDVPGAPTVPTAGAMEPSPSADASDVPAFGAPKVDSPIDISKSEAQPCETLTDAQINGLLGSDTKESREESGDIIAGPGCTWHSYGSQSAFVGVLFPKVTDLGLSGFYRAKGGQYKFFEEMAPVRGYPAVAWNGTDETAKGVCNVVAGTSDRATVNVTVTLSEKNVGKKNPCEAARDVLDMVIGNIQGVS
- a CDS encoding polyprenyl synthetase family protein, with amino-acid sequence MEDLRAAVGLQIADEGLLRELAGGLSDVEALLRETVRSEVKAVNDAASHLVVAGGKRFRPLFTLLASQFGVGGRDAVVTAAAAVELVHLATLYHDDVMDEATMRRGAQSVNARWDNTIAILTGDFLFAHASRLVADLGTDAARIIAETFGELVTGQMRETVGPLDGEDPVEHYLSVIAQKTGSLIATAGRFGGMLSNAPAEHIDALRRFGDIIGTSFQISDDVIDIASASEQSGKSPGTDLREGVRTLPMLYALADPATDPRLVELLSGPITEDHLVEEALGLLRVSSGLDRAKDTLADYAQRARVELASLPASPARDACESVADYLVARTG